A single window of Chloracidobacterium sp. DNA harbors:
- a CDS encoding bifunctional metallophosphatase/5'-nucleotidase — MKRVAFSLLVLFVFSFGFAVQAQEKKLNILYSNDLHAHLEPHIEPWISKTRPVGGFANIATIVKREKASNSHTVYFDAGDFFTGPYISTLTKGEAIIDAMNYLGLDAACVGNHEFDHNWQNAQAQFAKAKFPILNGNIFVAETGKLVWNNPYIIKKVNGIRIGIIGLHERFAFYDTTSDEMIRGIDTRDEKEYLRKYVAELNGKADIVVLLIHLGIPGTQSTTGEADVVRNHKADIELAKSVPGIDVMITGHPHSGIREPIISNGTIIVSTDAYSIELGKLELVYDKKLDKIKSYKNHLDYLFDDEVPDDPTMVAVIAKWKEKLKVITDEKVTTVTATMTRSYGEESTLGDMVADAMLATYPEFDFAVTNSGGLRQDIEAGSVKVGDLISTFPFPNTIVQLEMKGSDMRAIFEHGAGLTNGILQVSKGVEVVYDESEPVGSRIIICKVNGVPLDDNRTYKMLTSNFLADGGDGFLMFKKTGKYKNTGVEMVQSMITYLKTFKTYSPKLEGRVRKV, encoded by the coding sequence ATGAAAAGAGTCGCGTTTTCTCTGCTGGTCTTGTTTGTGTTCTCTTTTGGCTTTGCGGTTCAGGCTCAGGAAAAAAAGCTGAACATTCTTTACTCTAACGATCTCCATGCACATCTCGAACCTCACATAGAACCGTGGATCAGCAAAACGCGGCCAGTCGGAGGATTCGCCAATATCGCAACGATCGTAAAGCGCGAAAAGGCATCTAATTCGCACACGGTCTATTTTGACGCCGGCGATTTTTTTACGGGTCCATACATCAGCACCCTTACAAAGGGCGAAGCAATCATCGATGCGATGAACTATCTTGGGCTCGACGCGGCCTGCGTTGGCAACCACGAGTTTGACCACAACTGGCAGAATGCACAGGCTCAGTTTGCCAAGGCTAAGTTTCCGATCCTTAACGGCAATATCTTTGTCGCCGAAACTGGAAAACTCGTTTGGAACAATCCCTATATCATTAAGAAGGTCAACGGCATCCGTATCGGTATTATTGGCCTGCACGAGAGGTTTGCTTTCTACGATACGACATCCGATGAGATGATCCGCGGCATCGATACTCGCGATGAAAAGGAATATCTTCGAAAATACGTTGCCGAACTGAACGGCAAGGCGGATATCGTTGTTCTTCTGATACATTTGGGCATTCCCGGCACCCAATCGACCACAGGCGAGGCTGATGTCGTGCGAAACCACAAGGCCGACATTGAGCTCGCCAAGAGCGTGCCCGGCATTGACGTTATGATCACCGGCCATCCGCACAGTGGCATTCGCGAGCCGATCATCTCAAATGGCACCATCATCGTTTCCACGGATGCCTACTCGATTGAACTCGGAAAGCTCGAACTGGTCTATGACAAAAAGCTCGATAAGATAAAATCGTACAAAAATCATCTCGATTACCTATTTGACGACGAAGTTCCCGATGACCCCACTATGGTCGCGGTTATTGCAAAATGGAAAGAAAAGCTTAAAGTGATCACCGATGAAAAGGTGACCACGGTAACGGCGACGATGACGCGTTCGTACGGCGAGGAATCCACACTCGGCGATATGGTCGCCGATGCGATGCTGGCAACCTACCCTGAATTCGACTTTGCGGTTACGAATAGCGGAGGACTTCGACAGGATATCGAAGCAGGCTCCGTAAAGGTTGGCGATCTCATCTCGACCTTTCCATTTCCAAATACCATCGTTCAACTTGAAATGAAAGGTAGCGATATGCGTGCGATATTCGAGCACGGTGCCGGCCTTACCAACGGCATACTGCAGGTGTCCAAGGGTGTCGAGGTGGTTTACGATGAGAGTGAACCGGTAGGTAGTCGCATAATCATCTGTAAGGTCAATGGTGTTCCGCTGGATGACAACCGAACATACAAGATGCTCACCTCAAACTTCTTGGCCGATGGAGGCGACGGCTTTCTAATGTTTAAGAAGACAGGTAAATACAAAAATACCGGTGTCGAGATGGTCCAATCGATGATCACATACTTAAAAACATTCAAAACTTATTCGCCGAAACTTGAGGGTCGGGTGCGCAAGGTTTGA
- a CDS encoding cation-translocating P-type ATPase gives MQNPYSKPVEGVLSELTATLDGLDEAEAADRLLRFGTNELAEKAPPSPWVLLARQFRDFMILILIAAAIISGVMGDLTDTVIIIVIVILNAIIGLAQEYRAEKALGALKKMTVTMTQVIRDGRHHVISAVGIVPGDIVVLEAGNIVPADIRLFETFSFRVDESTLTGESVPVDKTSDTLDSSDATIGDQLNMAFKGTLVTHGRANGIVTSTGMDTEIGRIAGLLHEDEAPTPLQLRMARFGKNLSYLILLICAILFLTGVLRGEEPFQILLVSVSLAVAAIPEALPALITIALSRGASRLARQHALIRKLPAVETLGSVTYICSDKTGTLTQNRMRTAEVYDHSKVDGDNISMFWLGLALNNNVEFNELNEPFGEPTEIALVERAVEEMSIDRYFEVIGQHERTGEISFDSDRKCMTTVHHLDDGYLIVTKGASEAIADCLNDNAEASLVRSISENWANHGMRVLAYAYKKLEALPEPYTCELVERDLCLSGLAGLIDPARIEVRDAIDECRTAGITPVMITGDHPLTAKAIAREIGILDEHGLVLTGPEITQLSDEAFYAQVERTAVYARVSPDQKLRIVRALQHKGHFAAMTGDGVNDAPSLRAANIGIAMGINGTDVSKEAADMILLDDNFATIVKAVKEGRRIFDNIRKFVKYIMTCNGAEILTIFLPPLFGMPIPLLPVHLLWINLVTDGLPALALAGESAEKDVMKRPPRSPGESLFSDGVGYHIVWVGLLMAAVTIVTQAVAIGRGWENWQTMVFTVLSVSQLGHVLAVRSDRTFLFRQGIFTNLPLITAVLATLGLQLAVIYLPFMNRILKTQPLTLAELGFCLAMSAIVFHAVEFEKWIKLRNFRK, from the coding sequence ATTCAAAACCCATACAGCAAGCCAGTTGAAGGTGTTTTGTCCGAGCTTACCGCTACGCTCGATGGCCTCGACGAAGCCGAGGCCGCAGATCGACTGTTGCGGTTTGGGACAAACGAACTGGCCGAAAAAGCCCCGCCTTCGCCGTGGGTCCTCTTAGCCCGACAGTTTCGGGATTTTATGATCCTGATCCTCATTGCTGCCGCGATCATTTCCGGGGTGATGGGTGACCTGACCGACACAGTGATAATCATTGTGATCGTCATTTTGAACGCAATCATTGGCTTGGCACAGGAATATCGTGCGGAAAAAGCTCTAGGTGCTCTAAAGAAAATGACGGTTACAATGACCCAGGTCATTCGAGACGGAAGGCATCATGTCATATCGGCCGTTGGCATTGTTCCTGGGGACATAGTGGTCCTGGAAGCTGGAAATATTGTTCCGGCCGATATACGCCTGTTCGAAACATTCTCCTTCCGTGTTGATGAGTCCACTTTAACAGGCGAGTCGGTGCCCGTCGACAAGACAAGCGACACACTTGATAGTTCGGATGCAACTATCGGCGACCAGTTAAATATGGCGTTCAAGGGAACGCTGGTTACCCACGGCCGGGCAAACGGCATCGTGACCTCAACGGGAATGGACACCGAGATCGGCAGGATCGCCGGATTGCTGCACGAAGACGAAGCACCGACGCCACTGCAATTGCGAATGGCTCGGTTCGGTAAAAATCTCTCATATCTCATCCTCCTAATATGCGCCATCTTGTTTCTCACCGGAGTTCTCCGTGGCGAAGAGCCGTTTCAGATCCTGCTGGTGTCGGTTAGCCTGGCCGTGGCCGCTATTCCTGAGGCACTACCGGCATTGATCACCATCGCCCTTTCTCGTGGGGCATCTCGGCTAGCCAGACAGCACGCACTCATACGCAAACTTCCGGCGGTAGAAACACTTGGTTCCGTCACCTATATCTGTAGCGACAAAACCGGGACGCTGACGCAGAACCGTATGCGGACAGCCGAAGTTTACGATCACTCCAAGGTTGACGGCGACAATATTTCGATGTTCTGGCTCGGGCTCGCACTTAATAACAACGTCGAATTTAACGAGCTCAACGAACCCTTTGGTGAACCGACCGAAATTGCTTTGGTCGAAAGAGCCGTGGAGGAAATGTCCATCGATCGATACTTTGAGGTAATTGGCCAGCACGAACGGACCGGCGAGATCTCGTTCGACTCAGATCGCAAATGTATGACCACCGTCCACCATTTGGACGACGGCTATTTGATCGTGACAAAGGGTGCGAGCGAGGCGATCGCAGATTGTCTAAATGACAATGCCGAAGCAAGTTTGGTTAGAAGCATCTCTGAAAATTGGGCAAATCACGGGATGCGGGTTTTGGCATATGCATATAAGAAGCTTGAGGCTCTGCCCGAACCATATACGTGCGAACTGGTCGAGCGTGATCTGTGCCTTTCGGGCCTAGCCGGACTGATCGACCCTGCGAGGATCGAAGTTCGCGATGCCATCGATGAATGCCGGACAGCCGGCATCACGCCGGTAATGATCACCGGCGACCACCCGTTGACCGCAAAAGCGATTGCCCGTGAGATCGGTATCCTCGATGAGCACGGCCTGGTCTTGACCGGACCTGAGATCACGCAACTTAGTGACGAGGCTTTTTATGCGCAAGTTGAACGTACCGCAGTTTATGCCCGTGTGTCGCCCGATCAGAAACTCAGGATAGTCCGTGCATTACAGCATAAAGGCCATTTTGCTGCGATGACCGGCGACGGCGTGAACGATGCACCGTCACTCCGGGCGGCGAATATCGGCATCGCAATGGGTATTAACGGCACCGACGTCAGTAAAGAAGCCGCCGATATGATACTGCTTGACGATAATTTTGCGACGATCGTTAAAGCGGTTAAGGAAGGCCGGAGGATCTTTGACAATATCCGCAAATTCGTCAAATACATTATGACGTGCAACGGCGCCGAGATATTGACGATCTTTCTCCCGCCGCTGTTTGGGATGCCGATACCACTTTTGCCGGTGCATCTATTGTGGATAAATCTGGTTACCGATGGTTTGCCGGCGCTGGCACTAGCGGGTGAAAGTGCGGAAAAGGACGTGATGAAGCGGCCCCCGAGGTCACCGGGCGAAAGCCTGTTCTCCGACGGGGTCGGATATCATATTGTCTGGGTCGGACTTCTGATGGCGGCCGTAACGATCGTGACGCAAGCAGTCGCGATAGGCCGTGGGTGGGAGAATTGGCAGACGATGGTCTTCACCGTCCTATCCGTGTCGCAGTTGGGCCACGTTTTGGCCGTGCGAAGCGACCGTACGTTTTTATTTCGTCAGGGTATCTTTACCAACCTACCTTTGATAACTGCCGTTTTGGCAACGCTCGGGTTGCAGCTTGCGGTCATCTATCTTCCATTTATGAATCGGATCCTGAAAACTCAACCACTAACGCTCGCCGAACTCGGTTTCTGCTTAGCGATGTCGGCGATCGTATTTCACGCCGTCGAGTTTGAGAAATGGATCAAGCTTAGAAATTTTCGAAAGTAA
- a CDS encoding NADP-dependent isocitrate dehydrogenase → MSKIYYTLTDEAPMLATHSFLPIVKAFTGSADIEIEVPDISLAGRILANFPEYLRDDQKTPDALAELGELATKPEANIIKLPNISASVPQLEEAIAELRQQGFALPNYPAEPKTDEEKAINKSYAKALGSAVNPVLREGNADRRAPKAVKNYAKANPHRMGVWASDSKTSVAHMNSGDFYGTENSTTVENEGKFRIVFYSSDGAEKVLKDYAPLKAGEVIDSSVMSLSALRSFVEQAIAEAKEKDVLLSAHLKATMMKISDPIIFGVIVETYFKDVFDKYKDTFASLDINPNFGLATLNEKIVGHPQEAEIKADIANAIESGPRLAMVNSDKGITNFHVSSDVIVDASMAALVRGGGKMWNKDGNEEDTVCIIPDRTYAGFYDAIIQDMKKNGAIDPRTFGSVPNVGLMAQKAEEYGSHDKTFQVTEEGTVKVEDENRNVLLEQSVGQGDIFRMCQAKDAAIKDWVKLAVTRAKLSDTPAIFWLDKDRAHDAQIIRKVTKYLKEYDLTGLDIQIMDVKDAMIETLKRAREGKDTISVSGNVLRDYLTDMFPILELGTSAKMLSIVPLMNGGGLFETGAGGSAPKHIEQFLHEGYLRWDSLGEFLALQASLEHLAQTQNNKKAQILADALDQANAKFLATDKSPARKVGQIDNRGSHFYLAMYWAEALANQTDDTEISEKFGPVAKSLKENEETINEELIAAQGRSQDVGGYYHPNPEKAYAAMRSSGTLNAIVDEI, encoded by the coding sequence ATGTCAAAAATCTACTACACTTTAACCGATGAAGCCCCGATGTTGGCGACGCATTCGTTTTTACCGATCGTAAAAGCATTTACCGGATCTGCAGATATTGAGATCGAAGTTCCCGATATTTCGCTTGCGGGTAGGATTTTAGCGAATTTTCCCGAATATTTAAGAGATGATCAAAAAACCCCTGATGCACTCGCGGAATTGGGCGAATTGGCGACAAAACCGGAAGCCAATATCATAAAATTGCCAAATATTTCCGCCTCTGTTCCGCAGTTGGAAGAAGCCATCGCCGAACTCCGGCAACAGGGCTTTGCATTACCAAACTATCCTGCCGAACCTAAAACTGATGAAGAAAAAGCCATCAACAAGAGTTACGCGAAAGCCTTGGGGAGTGCGGTAAATCCTGTACTTCGAGAAGGAAATGCCGACCGACGTGCTCCGAAGGCCGTGAAGAATTATGCCAAAGCAAACCCGCATAGAATGGGCGTTTGGGCATCGGATTCTAAAACTTCCGTTGCACATATGAATTCGGGCGATTTCTACGGCACTGAAAACTCAACGACAGTCGAAAACGAAGGAAAATTCAGAATTGTCTTCTACTCGAGTGATGGCGCCGAAAAGGTTTTGAAAGATTACGCTCCGTTAAAAGCGGGCGAGGTAATTGATTCCTCGGTGATGAGTCTTTCTGCGTTGAGATCCTTTGTCGAGCAGGCGATAGCTGAAGCGAAAGAGAAGGATGTCCTGCTTTCCGCACATTTGAAAGCCACGATGATGAAGATCTCGGATCCGATCATTTTCGGAGTGATCGTCGAAACGTATTTCAAAGATGTTTTTGATAAATATAAAGATACCTTTGCATCGCTAGACATAAATCCAAACTTCGGACTAGCTACGCTGAACGAAAAAATTGTCGGGCATCCGCAAGAAGCTGAGATCAAAGCTGACATTGCAAACGCAATAGAAAGCGGACCGAGACTCGCAATGGTAAATTCGGACAAAGGAATTACCAATTTCCACGTTTCGTCGGATGTGATCGTCGATGCTTCGATGGCGGCGCTTGTCCGCGGCGGCGGAAAAATGTGGAATAAGGACGGCAATGAAGAAGACACCGTATGCATTATTCCCGACCGAACCTACGCCGGCTTCTACGATGCGATAATTCAGGATATGAAGAAAAACGGGGCCATCGATCCGAGAACTTTCGGCTCGGTCCCTAATGTCGGATTGATGGCACAAAAGGCCGAAGAATACGGTTCGCACGATAAGACTTTCCAGGTGACCGAAGAGGGGACCGTGAAAGTTGAGGACGAAAACAGAAACGTACTGCTCGAGCAAAGCGTCGGACAAGGCGATATTTTTCGGATGTGTCAGGCCAAAGATGCTGCGATCAAGGACTGGGTGAAATTAGCAGTTACCAGAGCAAAACTTTCGGACACGCCTGCCATTTTCTGGCTTGATAAAGATAGAGCACACGACGCACAGATCATACGGAAGGTTACAAAATATCTGAAAGAGTATGATCTGACCGGTCTCGACATCCAAATTATGGATGTGAAAGATGCAATGATCGAAACGCTGAAACGTGCCAGAGAGGGCAAAGACACTATTTCGGTTTCCGGAAACGTTTTGCGGGATTATCTAACCGATATGTTCCCGATCCTGGAACTTGGAACTTCGGCAAAAATGCTTTCGATCGTTCCGTTGATGAACGGCGGCGGTTTGTTTGAAACCGGCGCCGGCGGCAGTGCCCCGAAACACATCGAGCAATTCCTTCACGAGGGCTATTTGCGTTGGGATTCCCTGGGCGAATTTTTAGCTCTGCAAGCGAGTTTGGAACATTTGGCTCAAACTCAAAATAACAAAAAGGCTCAAATTTTGGCAGACGCTCTAGACCAAGCAAACGCGAAGTTTTTGGCAACCGACAAATCACCGGCACGCAAGGTCGGGCAAATTGATAATCGCGGTTCGCATTTCTATTTGGCAATGTATTGGGCGGAAGCCTTAGCAAATCAGACAGACGATACGGAAATTTCGGAGAAATTTGGCCCTGTTGCCAAGTCTTTGAAGGAAAATGAGGAAACGATCAATGAAGAATTGATCGCTGCACAGGGCAGATCGCAAGATGTCGGCGGCTACTATCACCCAAACCCGGAAAAGGCTTATGCAGCGATGCGATCTTCCGGCACACTGAACGCGATCGTGGACGAAATCTAA
- a CDS encoding 4a-hydroxytetrahydrobiopterin dehydratase codes for MERKLLTKDETTVALEQLNGWQVEGVSLKRRFKFVDFAEALGFVNRVGILAEELDHHPDTTFGWGYAEILTTTHDRGGITQFDTELAARIDAIAD; via the coding sequence ATGGAACGAAAATTACTAACAAAAGACGAGACCACCGTAGCGCTGGAGCAATTGAACGGTTGGCAAGTCGAAGGTGTTTCGCTAAAGCGAAGATTTAAGTTTGTGGATTTCGCCGAAGCTCTCGGATTTGTAAACCGAGTCGGTATCCTCGCTGAGGAACTCGACCATCATCCCGACACGACGTTTGGCTGGGGGTATGCCGAGATACTTACCACGACCCACGACCGAGGCGGGATCACGCAGTTTGATACGGAACTCGCTGCTCGTATCGACGCGATCGCGGACTGA
- a CDS encoding DUF1015 domain-containing protein, producing the protein MSKIKPFNALRPRAELAATVSSAPYDVVYESEVRDEAARNPHTFLRVTRPDGDFPAGEQPNSEELFLRARQNLETLITDGVYAVDPEPAIYVYRLTMGGQSQTGIVACCSIDEYESGLIKKHEKVRPDKVEDRTAHILTVGAQTGLIFLAFRGTDTTARLFAAAVAETPLYDFEGSDGIRHTVWRITETEPWIDAFAEVPELYVADGHHRAESAFLTRTKMRERHPDFKGDEPYNYVFAGMFPADDLAIMAYNRVVTDLNGLTENEFFERLNESFIVSGADRKEPSERGEICMYLSGKWYSLRFNVQFVREPDAIERLDVSILQKYVLEPILGIKDVRTDERIGFVGGRRGTAELERMVDSGESTVAFSMYPTTMDDLFAVSDMGEIMPPKSTWFEPKLKDGLLVHLI; encoded by the coding sequence GTGTCAAAGATCAAACCATTCAATGCTCTGCGGCCACGTGCTGAGCTTGCGGCAACCGTTTCGAGTGCACCGTATGACGTTGTATACGAATCTGAGGTTCGCGATGAGGCGGCCCGCAATCCGCATACGTTTTTGCGGGTGACCCGGCCGGATGGCGACTTTCCGGCAGGCGAACAACCTAATTCAGAAGAGCTTTTCTTACGTGCCCGGCAAAACCTCGAAACGCTTATCACAGATGGCGTTTACGCAGTCGATCCGGAACCGGCGATCTACGTTTATCGCCTCACGATGGGCGGACAGTCCCAGACCGGTATCGTTGCGTGCTGTTCGATAGACGAATACGAGAGTGGCCTGATAAAAAAGCACGAAAAAGTGCGCCCGGATAAGGTCGAGGACCGAACCGCTCATATCTTGACCGTCGGAGCTCAGACGGGACTGATCTTTCTCGCATTTCGCGGCACCGATACAACGGCACGACTTTTTGCCGCAGCAGTCGCCGAAACGCCGCTTTACGATTTTGAAGGCAGCGACGGTATTCGGCATACGGTGTGGCGTATAACGGAAACCGAACCGTGGATCGACGCCTTTGCCGAAGTTCCGGAACTGTACGTCGCCGACGGCCATCATCGCGCCGAGAGTGCCTTTTTGACACGGACGAAAATGCGGGAGCGTCATCCTGATTTCAAGGGCGACGAACCATATAATTACGTTTTCGCGGGTATGTTTCCGGCTGATGATCTCGCCATTATGGCGTACAACCGTGTGGTGACCGACCTCAATGGCCTGACGGAAAACGAATTTTTCGAACGGCTCAACGAGAGCTTTATCGTCAGTGGGGCCGACCGTAAAGAACCTTCTGAACGTGGCGAAATATGTATGTATCTGAGCGGAAAATGGTACTCATTGCGATTTAATGTCCAGTTTGTCCGTGAGCCGGACGCGATCGAGCGGCTTGATGTCAGCATTTTGCAAAAGTACGTGCTGGAGCCGATACTCGGCATTAAAGATGTCCGGACCGACGAACGGATCGGCTTTGTCGGCGGGCGACGCGGTACCGCCGAGCTCGAAAGAATGGTTGACAGTGGTGAATCGACCGTCGCGTTTTCAATGTATCCGACCACGATGGACGACCTTTTTGCCGTTTCGGATATGGGTGAAATAATGCCGCCAAAATCGACTTGGTTCGAACCAAAACTTAAGGATGGCCTGCTCGTGCACTTGATCTGA
- the pdxH gene encoding pyridoxamine 5'-phosphate oxidase, with the protein MIDTNLADLRKTYSKMELTERSVSADPFQQFGKWMNEALGADVPEPTAMTLGTASGEGRPSSRVVLLKGFDQSGFVFYTNYKSRKGRDLAENPYAAMHFFWPELERQIDISGKVELASAKESDEYFASRPFDSRIGAWASRQSEKIASRSVLVKRVLKIVALHPTGHVPRPEHWGGFRLIPDRIEFWQGRPSRLHDRICYELVDSVWQRSRLSP; encoded by the coding sequence ATGATCGACACCAATCTAGCCGACCTTCGCAAAACGTATTCAAAGATGGAACTGACAGAACGGTCGGTGTCTGCGGATCCGTTTCAGCAGTTCGGCAAGTGGATGAACGAGGCTCTCGGTGCTGACGTTCCGGAACCAACGGCAATGACGCTTGGCACCGCATCGGGCGAAGGCCGACCATCGTCCCGAGTGGTGCTGCTGAAGGGTTTTGACCAGTCTGGTTTTGTCTTTTACACCAACTACAAGAGCCGTAAGGGACGGGACCTTGCGGAAAATCCATACGCGGCGATGCATTTCTTCTGGCCCGAACTTGAACGTCAGATAGACATCTCGGGCAAGGTCGAACTTGCATCGGCCAAAGAGTCGGATGAGTACTTCGCTTCGCGGCCATTCGACAGTCGGATCGGTGCGTGGGCTTCGCGTCAAAGTGAAAAAATCGCTTCACGGAGTGTTTTGGTCAAGCGCGTCCTAAAGATCGTTGCACTACACCCGACCGGACACGTTCCCAGGCCGGAGCATTGGGGGGGATTTCGGCTGATCCCGGATCGGATCGAATTTTGGCAGGGCCGCCCAAGCCGATTGCACGATCGAATTTGCTACGAATTAGTAGATAGTGTCTGGCAGCGTTCGCGTTTGTCACCGTAA
- a CDS encoding GNAT family N-acetyltransferase, which produces MIETERLIIDRLTPDDLSWLVEMRSPDAVNRYLGGPTMQNLEALTKRLEFYLDCYERLGFGFCAMTLKSTGERIGTSGLVPLEDSGEIEIGYNLSEKFWRQGFGYECAMAWLKYGFEVAGLERIVAVAHPDNKGSWGIMEKCGMHYEKSGFHYNMDVVFYAITREEFMRPKHDETVIKLM; this is translated from the coding sequence ATGATCGAAACTGAGCGACTGATTATCGACCGCCTTACGCCGGACGACCTGTCTTGGCTGGTGGAAATGCGCTCGCCGGACGCAGTCAACCGCTATCTTGGCGGCCCGACGATGCAAAATCTCGAAGCACTGACTAAAAGGCTAGAGTTCTATCTTGATTGCTACGAGCGACTTGGTTTTGGGTTTTGCGCTATGACGCTCAAGAGTACCGGCGAACGCATCGGTACCAGTGGACTCGTCCCGCTCGAAGACTCGGGCGAGATCGAGATCGGATACAACCTGTCGGAAAAATTCTGGCGGCAAGGTTTCGGTTATGAATGTGCGATGGCCTGGCTCAAATATGGGTTTGAGGTCGCCGGTCTTGAGCGGATAGTCGCCGTCGCACACCCCGACAACAAAGGTTCGTGGGGGATTATGGAAAAATGCGGGATGCACTATGAAAAGTCCGGCTTTCATTACAATATGGATGTAGTCTTCTACGCGATCACGCGCGAAGAGTTTATGCGGCCGAAGCACGACGAGACGGTCATCAAACTGATGTAG
- a CDS encoding SDR family oxidoreductase — protein MKVTLITGASSGIGEAFARRLAAEHHNLVLVARSENDLHELCDELMLKHKIMAHYVVLDLTKPDAVDELWTETVKHDFEIDWLINNAGFGSAGDFAKLDGEREVEMIDLNIRSLVALTHRYLGPMRGRKRGTIINVSSAAAFQPIPFMATYAATKAFVSSFTEAIAEENRPLGIRILALCPGSTKTDFFAASNIDRPIQVKGQQTPEDVVETALKAIKGSRAKVVSGFANKVGAFLGGHVPHVISSRAMSKALRPKYQGDK, from the coding sequence ATGAAGGTAACCCTTATCACCGGTGCGTCAAGCGGTATCGGCGAAGCATTTGCCCGGCGGTTGGCTGCCGAGCACCACAACCTCGTTCTCGTCGCGCGCTCTGAAAACGACCTCCACGAGCTCTGTGACGAGTTGATGCTCAAGCACAAGATTATGGCTCACTACGTCGTTCTCGATCTGACCAAACCCGATGCTGTCGATGAACTGTGGACAGAAACTGTAAAGCATGATTTCGAGATTGATTGGCTGATCAACAACGCGGGATTCGGGTCGGCCGGTGATTTTGCCAAGCTCGACGGAGAACGTGAGGTCGAAATGATCGATCTTAATATTCGATCACTGGTGGCGCTCACGCACCGCTATCTGGGGCCAATGCGTGGGCGAAAGCGTGGCACGATCATTAATGTTTCGTCAGCCGCCGCATTTCAGCCGATACCGTTTATGGCGACTTATGCGGCGACCAAGGCATTTGTGTCGTCATTTACAGAGGCTATCGCCGAAGAGAATCGTCCACTCGGCATCCGCATTCTCGCTCTCTGTCCGGGCTCGACCAAGACCGATTTCTTTGCCGCGTCAAATATCGACCGGCCGATTCAGGTCAAGGGGCAACAGACGCCCGAGGACGTCGTTGAAACTGCCTTAAAGGCAATAAAGGGCAGCCGTGCAAAGGTCGTATCGGGCTTTGCAAACAAGGTCGGTGCGTTTCTCGGCGGCCACGTCCCGCACGTTATATCGTCGAGAGCGATGTCGAAGGCCCTCCGGCCGAAATATCAGGGAGATAAATGA
- a CDS encoding MBL fold metallo-hydrolase, with the protein MRFTVLGSGSTGNAVLISSDKTNVLVDAGMSSREILRRLAEVGVSHDSLDGVLITHEHGDHAGGLRVLMASVNCPVFMSKATEDAYYDTRAGGQNGDSESSKRKAALNNKTVEIESTRDFRIGDIDFEPFSVPHDAADNFGFVARKDGVRVATLMDFGHITDLVKEKLKGCDAIVVESNHSRDMLRACSVYTWDLKQRIMSRTGHLSNEDLAEWLQNEFDGSARYIVLAHLSQRANDPHLARLMAESAIQMRSPLFKAETKITISQPKQPTDWFQF; encoded by the coding sequence ATGAGATTTACCGTGCTCGGCAGCGGATCGACCGGAAACGCCGTTTTGATCTCAAGCGACAAGACCAACGTCCTCGTCGATGCCGGAATGAGCTCGCGTGAGATATTGCGCCGGCTGGCCGAGGTCGGCGTCAGCCACGACAGTCTCGACGGTGTGCTGATCACTCACGAACACGGCGACCACGCCGGCGGCCTGCGCGTACTGATGGCGTCGGTCAATTGCCCTGTATTTATGTCAAAGGCAACAGAGGATGCGTATTACGATACTCGGGCCGGCGGGCAGAATGGCGATAGCGAATCATCTAAGCGAAAGGCCGCCCTCAATAACAAGACCGTTGAGATCGAATCGACACGCGATTTTCGTATCGGTGATATTGATTTCGAACCTTTTAGCGTGCCGCACGATGCGGCTGACAATTTTGGCTTCGTCGCCCGCAAGGACGGTGTCCGCGTGGCGACGCTGATGGATTTTGGCCACATCACTGACCTTGTCAAAGAGAAGCTAAAGGGTTGTGACGCGATCGTCGTCGAATCAAACCACAGCCGCGATATGCTCCGGGCTTGCTCAGTTTACACCTGGGACCTGAAACAGCGGATAATGTCGCGCACCGGACACCTTTCAAACGAAGACCTCGCCGAATGGCTGCAGAACGAGTTTGACGGCAGTGCTCGCTACATCGTCCTCGCCCATCTTTCGCAGCGAGCCAATGACCCACACCTCGCCCGCCTGATGGCTGAATCGGCGATCCAAATGCGGTCTCCGCTCTTCAAGGCTGAAACGAAAATAACTATCTCGCAACCTAAGCAGCCGACTGATTGGTTTCAGTTTTGA